GAGACTGTGTCCTCATTCATGATGATTGTCTACCCCCTACTGAGTGGCGGCTaggccgcatagaaaagctgctttatggctccgacggtcacatacggGTCGTGGATCTCCGTACCCAAAACGGAACACTAACCGGACCGCTCGTGAAGCTGTGCTTTTTACCAACCACCGACGACCGCGAATCCGAAAATCGATAAAACCAAACCGATAATGTCGcgaaataactaataaaatcatttattaataCTAAAAGGAGAATAACGCCAATAACAAAccgctaaaaaataataaaccgtTCGAATTAAGACGCCGTAAAAAATAACCACGAATCTTAGCCAAAAAAATTGTCGATCAATACGACGAAACGTTCATGCCACATACCGTGGCACGATCACCATGTCTGCTTATCTGATAGAAGTTTATAACCAATAATCTTCTCTATGCAGATCACAATGGATGTAGATACACCAGTCGCAACCCCGCCAACCGCTCGGGCTACCAATGCGCCACGCACCGGGCCTACTCCAGCGCCCCGAACTATGGTGGCAACGACGTCGGCAACTACACCGGCAACAACGCCGGCAACTGCACCGGCAACAACGCCGGCAACGGTACGTACACCCGCACCTCGTGATGGCACCCGACCACATCGAGGACTTCGGAGACCCTTCGCATAAGGTGCCTCATTTGTCGACACCCTCATCGCCTCCACCATTGTGGAATATTTAGGGGTATGCGGCCTTtgcaacggcagcaagttgcTCAGGCTCACGGTCATTGCTTCAACTGCCTGCCGCACACTCTTGCTACTACAGAGTGTGAGTCACGAGGGCTGTGCCAAATGTGTCACCGTCCGCATCATACGCTGCTACATCGCAGCTCGTCACGCGAAGCGCACCGGCCACCCAACCATCGCGGCTGCGTATCCCGACTTCCACCCGCCGATGGTGTCATGCACCAGCGGAGTGGAACCTCGTTGCGGCGTCGACAGACTGGACCACCACCTCGCCGATCCACGGGtctgagcagcgttgtggcaacgctgcaacagTTGCAGCGCCTTCTAGGCTAAACAATCGCCTAaaggggccgggatggctaaatgagcacctgacccccTATTAATATAATACATCTACaccccacacaaacacacaataCTCAACACGTCATCATTTCATCACACATACACCAAATTAACACGTAACTTTTCATCCCATACACACCAACTCAACGcatcatcatctacaccacacctttTACACCACAAACGAGGACATCAAACACAATGGACAAAAGGGACTGACGGACGGCGCCGAGCCACTTTCTCGATCCATGCGTGCTCGCATACGAAACCAACCGATTTGTCCTCTTTTTTTCAATCGCATTAAAGGTGAGTGTCgcgtatttattattttaacaaaatattacaaattgcGCTCTTTTCGCAGtgctaacatatgtacatatgaacatttatatatgaGTACAACAATATAGAATCCGCTTATATCTTACCctacactaaaaaaaaaattgagtaatcttaaaattccaaaacagtaatttttaaattcacttacGATTCGGcgataaagtgaaataaaatttccttatttttaactaaaaactaTAATCAAATCGCGGTTAAATAAAAACTGTGGGCGCacatattcaaatattcaaagTCTATATTGGCTACtatccggcaataccccttgCAGAGAatgtataatatagagaaggttcaccgcgttgccaaatttacgatatttcattttttggaggggtactcttttctattagtggatttcaccacaaaaaaaGGGGTACTCTTTTCACcaatttcaccaatatttaacaggagggtcgaaaatagcagaattgagcattttcagtgttaaatgagaaaaataatgctaatttcaatgtttagaaatgtacgcttacgtattcgcatatttacaatgcgcaaatatcatttatatgtagatatatgtacatatttgacaaCAAatcacataagtatatactatgtacatacatatgtgcaatttGACCCATTTAATGATGAATTCCATTAAATCTcttgaaatgtataataaagtcatatttgtattattacttaaatatttaattaatataattataattaatatagaattgttaagttatatatttaaatatatacatacacatgtatttatttactttgggcattagaagttttgataaaatcataaaagaccaagttatatgcatataatcatgtgtacatgtaaacagattttaaaaaccgtaggcataaagttcacatactatatatacatatgtaattttgtgttcaagtaaacaaatttgaaagaatcattcgcataatgtttgtaaatttgtctacacacaactttgtatgtaaatatatgcacccattgtttcatacaaaatctccgttgtcacggacaaccaatggccgaacttaatgttttgtcaaaaagtcaatgttTCGAAGAACTGACGCGatgacaaagcgtcacaacattgtatGGTTGGTAAAAAATCTGAGCTgtaccgaaaaaaataaacgaatggccgccgtttgtcaccgcttcccttgccgctgtacagctccgcTTACGAACCtgcgtaaatatttatgtttgtgcgtgagattgcatacatatcgacgcagctgcgtaaaaatatttcggaattacaaaatattttttacattccttgacaaatacagtcaatcccggttatgtaccacaatcaaagatacagaattttttggtttgttaaaaacaaaaatgtaatatggCACATAAAAGACTGCGGATACTTAATGAGTTTCTGCATTccaatattaatgaattaaatatagaatcttttgtagcataaaataattaatataattgctttgaattaaaatattattagttgCTAAGCTCTATGttttataataaacatattttcaatgaaaaaataaaaccaatgtttttttttatcttattcgTGCATATGACATACCAGTCATGAAGCTTCTCTCACTGTACAGTAAGTAAACTGCACACCAAAACACTGTACAGTGCGTTGACTGCACACCAATTTTGCTGTACTCATTAACAGCTGTAGAACtatggagtgagtggaaaaacTGCCTGTCAATACAGTCAATATTTCACTATTCACTCACACTCAATTATACTGTGCAGAAAAAGAAGTGTGCCCACTTCTAGAATAAGTAATTCATTTGCCGTTATGGGTGCATCCATGCAGAAGTCTATTGTGTATGCATtttttgtgtgggaatgtcatacgcacatatttacatgtgtacgcgtataagtatgtatgatgatgTTTGAGACAATTGTTGGTTTTCCAGAAGAAtgattgtattttttgatttacatgattacgcatatatttgtgtgtcattcataataattttttttcatctatatatataaaattaagtggcaaaacttcctgttcgcatactcctcctagacggattgcccgatttcaatgaaattttcaggagtgattggggtctgtttggagggtgcacataagaaatttaatgtgtgtatcattgcacgttttgcaaaaattgcaaaaaaaaaaaaaaaaaaatgatacattcctcctatacaaattctcatgaaataatgttttgccgcaagattggcagtcctgtcaaatgccttttactaataaacagaATCAACttgcggatgtttacaattagtaaaaaacattgacgttgatcgtttttgcctgtcaattctgcgtacaacacaaagcaagtgagtattgttattgtttcgtaagtgcttacATGCGgtttgcaaatacactgttggtgggtcttattgcatatgcgtgtgtgggtataattcatagtttaagatgtagttttaggataatttttaaatttttatttatgaacttcaaatatgcatactctagaaAATGCCTCGACTACGCCACCGTAATACGATTGGCAGGCATACGAGTGATTCACGTCGAATGTTAATATCAAGAAGAAATCAAAGCGAAGAGCAACGCGCTCAAGTGAATGCCCGAGGTAGAGCGGTGTACAGGGAGCGGCGTGCACAGATTAGAGCTGAATTCGCCGACAATCAACGGCCAAATTACCGTCAAGGCCGAGTTCCGCTCCGCCTTCGCGATCAAATGGAACATGTTGGCTTTCACTACAATTTTGACTGCGACTACAGCCAGCATGGTGCCATTGGACCAATGGATATTATTTGTACGCATTGCAATGCAGCGAAGTTTCGAGGAGAAACAGCTGGCATGTGCTGCTCCAGTAGCAAAGTGAAACTGCCTGCATTGGAACCGCCACCAGAACCATTACATTCCTTGCTCACTGGGGAATCGCCGACGTCTAAGCATTTCTTGCAgaacatacaagcatacaattcatgctttcaaatgacttcttttggTGCCACAAAGATCATTAGAGATTCATTTATGCCGACATTCAAAGTGATTACTTTGCATGGAATTTCCAGTGAaacatttgacatttttattctaCAGATTCAGGGACAAATATACCATCGAGTAGGCTCGCTCATACCATTTGCCGACGCCGACtatcaatttttgcaaatatatttcatcggTAATGAAAATGACCAACTAAATCAATGATGTAACATTGCAACCGGCACAAGGCGAAAAATCGTACTAAATTTGCAGAGATTTCTCAATGAACACAATGAATTGATTCGATTGTTCAAAATCGCATTGGACCGCATGCCGTCTGATAACCATCGAATCGTCATCAGAATGCCGATGGGGCAGCATGCCAGACGATTCAACGCACCAACAATCGATGAGGTGGCAATTGTCATTGTTGGCGAACAGTTTGAATCGCGAGATATTGTGCTGCACCGTAGTTATGATGCATTACAGTATCCGATATTATTCTGGAGAGGTGATGACGGCTATCACATCAATATGCGATTGATAAATCCAACTACTGGTAAAAAGTACAATTTCTGAGAAGAAATGTTACTTCCGattcaatattttgtgtattgttaatttataggcCAAGAAACATCGAAAAATCTCAGTGCGATGAACTTCTATTCATGCAGAATAATGATTCGTCCGCAAGAAGACAACTACATCCTGAAATGTCGCAAGCTTTTCAATCAGTATTTGGTTGACATGTATGCGAAGATCGAGACAGAACGTCTCAACTTTATTCGATTCAACCAAGCGAAATTGCGTTCTGAAGAGTACATCCATTTGAGAGATGCCGTAATGAATGATGCGAATGTGAATAGCATTGGACGTCTAACAATATTGCCAGCCACATACATCGGCACTCCGCGCCATATGCACGAGTATGCACAAGATGCGATGTCGTATGTGAGCCATTACGGCAGACCGGATCTGTTCATAACGTTCACGTGCAATCCGAAGTGGAATGACATCAAATGCCATTTGTTCCCCGGTCAATCAACAACTGATCGTCACGACTTAACAGCACGTGTATTCAAGGAAAAGCAAAAAGCAATGATGGATTTAATTGTGAAACTTCGTGTTTTTGGAGaagttagatgctggatgtactcgaTCGAATGGCAGAAAAGAGGATTACCGCATGCACACATCTTGATTTGGTTAGTTCGAAAAATACGACCAGATCAGATTGATAAAGTCATCTCAGCGGAAATTCCAGATGAAGAAATCGACCCACAATTGTTCGACGTTGTAACAAAAAACATGATCCACGGCCCTTGCGGCGCCATTAATCCAACGGCACCATGCATGATTGACAATAAGTGTTCAAAGCGCTATCCTAGAGCTTTAGTTGATGATACAATCACTGGAAATGACGGATATCCATTATATCGGCGTCGATCCGCTGAAGATGGCGGTAATTCAACGGTCATAAAAGTTCGGAATCAAGACGTTGATGTTGATAATCGTTGGGTCGTGCCGTATTCACCATTgttgtcaaaaattttcgaagcgcacatcaatgtagaatattgcaaCTCTGTCAAATCGATCAAATACATCTGCAAATACGTAAATAAGGGAAGTGATATGGCAGTTTTCGGAGTGGCTGATTATCAGAGCATCGATGAAATTCAGCAATACCAAATGGGCCGTTATATAAGCAGCAACGAAGTGGTATGGCGCATTTTATCGTTCCCAATACACGACCGGCAACCCGTTTTTCTTCATTTGGCAGTTCATCTCGAAAATGGTCAACGCGTTTATTTCACTGCAGACAATGTACAACAGAGCGcagcacgaccaccggggacaacactaacaacctttttcgagttgtgtgaaaacgatgaatttgcaagaacattgctatattccgaaataccacaatatttcacttggaatccatcatcgaaaacatttcaacgacgaaagcaaggggagcgtgttgacggttatccaaaagtccgtaaaaccgatgccatagGACGCATtaacaccatccatccgaacaacgcagAATGTTTCTATTTGCGCCTGCTATTAGTCAAtgtgcgcggaccaagatcatttgatgatttgaaaactgttgacggtcagttgtgtgcgacgtatcgtgaagcatgtcagcgattgcatttgtaagaagatgatatgcattggcAGACCGGGGACACCGtacttcatgacgcatcactcacatctcatccaaaacaaatacgcgtactattcgccataataatatctacatgccttccgtcaaatccgcaagaactgtggaataagtacaaagactgcatgaccgaggacttataaatttggcgcgtaatcgagcatcggacgcagacttgcaatatacattacaaatgtataatgatgctttgatattggttgaagatctgtgccttacaattgcgaataaggcattagcgcaacttggcataaCTGCGCCCAATCGTTCAGCGATTGATGTgcttgaccatgagcttcaacatgaacaacaatacgattgcaatgaattgcgtgttttcatacaaactaacattaacaaattgaatattcagcagaaaaatgcttatgataaaattatacgagcggttgacaataacgccggtggattctactttctggattcgcccggtggtacagggaaaacgtttatgatatctttgattcttgctactatacggtcacagcagaaaattgcgctggcaattgcttcgtcaggcatcgctgctactctacttgatggcggccgaacagcacattctgcgttgaaattaccaTTGAACAttcaagtcgttgaaacaccaacgtgcaacatatcgaggaattcagcaatggcaaaagttttgcgaggagctggaatagttctatggaatgagtgcccaatggctaacaaaaagtcattagaagcattcaatagaacaatgcaagatttacgccaaaagcaacaactttttggcggagcattagttttattatccggc
Above is a genomic segment from Bactrocera neohumeralis isolate Rockhampton unplaced genomic scaffold, APGP_CSIRO_Bneo_wtdbg2-racon-allhic-juicebox.fasta_v2 cluster09, whole genome shotgun sequence containing:
- the LOC126764705 gene encoding uncharacterized protein LOC126764705, whose protein sequence is MEHVGFHYNFDCDYSQHGAIGPMDIICTHCNAAKFRGETAGMCCSSSKVKLPALEPPPEPLHSLLTGESPTSKHFLQNIQAYNSCFQMTSFGATKIIRDSFMPTFKIQGQIYHRVGSLIPFADADYQFLQIYFIGNENDQLNQ